In Actinobacillus indolicus, a single genomic region encodes these proteins:
- the tsaA gene encoding tRNA (N6-threonylcarbamoyladenosine(37)-N6)-methyltransferase TrmO: MANPISSLLVHPVGIVHSPYGEKFAVPRQPNLVKEGKGILQLLPPYNSADAVRGLEQFSHLWLIFQFHQIPEREWHATVRPPRLGGNERIGVFASRATHRPNPIGLSKVELHRVEIKNGDVFLHLGSVDLVDGTPILDIKPYIAYADSEPNADSGFAQTKPEAKLRVEFTEKALQAVQSCENFAKFEIENPIEFIRDIIAQDPRPAYQQGKQSERIYGMLIAGYNIKWQIHEQHLNHAIVLSIE, translated from the coding sequence ATGGCAAATCCGATTTCTTCTCTTCTTGTTCATCCTGTTGGCATAGTCCATTCGCCTTATGGTGAAAAGTTTGCCGTGCCACGTCAGCCTAATCTTGTTAAAGAAGGCAAGGGGATTTTGCAACTGCTTCCACCTTACAATAGTGCAGATGCCGTGCGTGGATTGGAGCAATTTAGTCACCTTTGGCTTATTTTCCAATTTCACCAAATTCCTGAACGAGAATGGCACGCCACCGTACGTCCGCCACGTTTGGGGGGAAATGAGCGTATTGGCGTCTTTGCAAGCCGTGCAACACATCGCCCAAATCCAATCGGGCTCTCAAAAGTTGAGTTACATCGTGTTGAAATAAAAAATGGCGATGTGTTTCTGCATTTGGGAAGTGTGGATTTAGTGGATGGAACGCCGATTTTGGACATCAAACCTTATATCGCTTATGCAGATAGTGAACCGAATGCAGATTCAGGCTTTGCTCAAACGAAGCCCGAAGCTAAATTGCGTGTGGAATTTACCGAAAAGGCGTTACAAGCGGTCCAATCTTGTGAAAATTTTGCAAAATTTGAAATTGAAAATCCGATTGAATTTATTCGTGACATCATCGCTCAAGATCCGCGTCCAGCTTATCAGCAAGGAAAACAGAGCGAACGGATTTATGGGATGTTAATTGCGGGATATAACATCAAATGGCAAATCCACGAGCAGCATTTGAATCACGCCATTGTACTTTCAATTGAATAG
- the glf gene encoding UDP-galactopyranose mutase: MRRFLLIGAGFSNAVIARELAEQGYKVTVIDQRNHVAGNCHSERDAETNVMVHIYGPHIFHTDNERVWNYVNHFGEWMPFVNRVKTISQGAVYSLPINLHTINQFFGKTCSPTEAKALIESQADMSITDPQTFEEQAMRFVGKDLYKAFFYGYTKKQWGVEPKELPASILKRLPVRFNYDDNYFAHKFQGMPKDGYTVIVENILKHDNIEVRLNTPFVESMKAEFDHIFWSGPLDAYFGFELGRLGYRTLDFEAFRAEGDFQGNAVINYGDEEVPYTRISEHKHFAPWENHEKTICYREFSRLCEEKDIPYYPIRLVKDKALLQQYVEKANKETQVTFVGRLGTYRYLDMDVTIKEALEAADDIKEALASGKMLKPFYVNMDV; encoded by the coding sequence ATGCGTAGATTTCTCCTAATCGGTGCGGGCTTTTCTAACGCTGTAATTGCACGTGAATTGGCAGAACAAGGTTACAAAGTCACTGTTATCGATCAACGTAATCATGTTGCGGGAAACTGCCACTCTGAGCGTGATGCAGAAACGAATGTAATGGTGCATATTTATGGTCCGCATATTTTCCATACAGATAACGAGCGAGTGTGGAATTATGTGAATCATTTTGGTGAGTGGATGCCGTTTGTTAATCGCGTAAAAACGATTAGTCAAGGCGCAGTATATTCTCTACCAATTAACTTACATACTATTAACCAGTTCTTTGGTAAAACTTGTTCACCAACAGAAGCGAAAGCGTTGATTGAAAGCCAAGCGGATATGTCGATTACCGATCCTCAAACTTTTGAAGAGCAAGCTATGCGTTTTGTCGGTAAAGACTTATATAAAGCGTTTTTCTATGGTTATACCAAAAAGCAATGGGGTGTTGAGCCTAAAGAGTTGCCTGCAAGTATTTTAAAACGTTTGCCAGTACGTTTTAATTATGATGATAACTACTTTGCCCATAAATTCCAAGGTATGCCAAAAGACGGTTATACGGTTATCGTAGAAAATATTTTAAAACACGATAATATTGAAGTGCGTTTAAATACGCCATTTGTAGAATCAATGAAAGCGGAATTTGACCATATTTTCTGGTCTGGTCCGTTAGATGCTTACTTTGGTTTTGAGCTTGGTCGCTTAGGCTATCGCACACTTGATTTTGAAGCCTTCCGTGCGGAAGGAGATTTCCAAGGTAATGCGGTCATCAACTACGGCGATGAAGAAGTACCGTACACCCGTATTTCGGAACACAAACACTTTGCACCATGGGAAAATCACGAGAAAACGATTTGCTACCGTGAATTTAGCCGTTTATGCGAAGAAAAAGATATTCCATATTATCCTATTCGTTTAGTAAAAGATAAAGCGTTGTTGCAACAATATGTCGAAAAAGCGAATAAGGAAACACAAGTTACATTCGTTGGACGTTTAGGTACCTATCGTTATTTGGATATGGATGTAACGATTAAAGAAGCGTTAGAAGCTGCGGACGATATTAAGGAAGCTCTTGCAAGCGGTAAGATGTTAAAGCCGTTTTACGTTAATATGGATGTGTAA
- the aqpZ gene encoding aquaporin Z: MKKYFAEFFGTFWLVFGGCGSAVLAAGIPDLGIGYMGVSLAFGLTVLTMAYAVGHISGGHFNPAVSIGLLVGGRFNAKDLVPYIASQVLGAVAAAAVLYTIASGVAGFDASAGFASNGYGEHSPHGYSLVAALLIEVVLTAFFLMIIMGATDKRAPAGFAPIAIGLGLTLIHLISIPVTNTSVNPARSTGVALFQGSWAIEQLWMFWVAPIVGAIIGALAYRFIAEEK; encoded by the coding sequence ATGAAAAAATACTTCGCCGAGTTCTTTGGAACATTCTGGTTAGTTTTTGGTGGTTGTGGTAGTGCCGTTTTAGCAGCGGGTATCCCAGATTTAGGTATTGGTTATATGGGCGTTTCTCTTGCCTTTGGTTTAACCGTATTAACCATGGCTTATGCAGTAGGTCATATTTCTGGTGGACACTTCAATCCAGCGGTTTCTATTGGATTATTAGTTGGTGGCCGTTTCAATGCAAAAGATTTAGTACCTTATATTGCATCGCAAGTATTAGGTGCAGTAGCAGCAGCAGCGGTACTTTATACTATTGCATCTGGTGTAGCAGGATTTGATGCGTCAGCGGGCTTTGCAAGTAACGGTTATGGAGAACATTCTCCACATGGTTATAGCTTAGTTGCTGCATTATTAATCGAAGTCGTATTAACTGCCTTCTTCTTAATGATCATCATGGGTGCAACAGATAAACGTGCACCTGCAGGTTTTGCTCCTATTGCAATTGGTTTAGGATTAACCTTAATTCACTTAATCAGCATTCCAGTGACAAATACCTCGGTTAACCCGGCTCGTTCAACGGGCGTAGCGCTATTCCAAGGTAGCTGGGCAATTGAACAATTATGGATGTTCTGGGTTGCGCCAATTGTTGGTGCGATTATCGGTGCTTTAGCATATCGCTTTATTGCTGAAGAAAAATAA
- a CDS encoding ABC transporter permease, translated as MNRFKGKLQRLFAFDELLKQLIIRDVKLKYRRSYLGYLWSILNPLMLMMVMVVVFSNLFRFDIPNFPLYLISGQVIFSFMVEATNMSVWSITGNAALLKKTYVPKYIFTLSKVGSSLVNLLFSLGALLLVMLFTQADFSWNLLFFPVVILQVFIFSLGLGLWLAAITVFFRDIQYLWGVFVSMWMYLTPLFYPVSIIPEEYQTLYKTANPMYWYIEQFRDIVLYAKFPESSSIFVGSLVSIGVLILGAWYFNKKQDEFILYI; from the coding sequence ATGAATAGATTCAAAGGAAAGCTACAACGATTATTTGCTTTTGATGAGTTACTCAAACAGCTAATTATTCGCGATGTAAAATTAAAATATAGGCGCAGTTACCTAGGCTATTTGTGGAGCATCTTAAACCCATTGATGTTGATGATGGTAATGGTGGTTGTCTTTTCTAATTTATTTAGGTTTGATATTCCAAATTTCCCTCTTTATCTCATATCTGGGCAAGTGATCTTTAGCTTTATGGTTGAGGCGACGAATATGTCTGTATGGTCTATTACAGGCAATGCAGCTCTGCTAAAAAAAACCTATGTGCCTAAGTATATTTTTACTCTATCTAAAGTTGGTAGCTCTTTAGTGAACCTATTATTTTCATTAGGCGCATTATTATTAGTAATGTTGTTTACTCAGGCTGATTTTTCGTGGAATCTCCTATTTTTCCCTGTAGTAATATTACAAGTCTTTATTTTTAGTCTTGGGTTAGGTTTATGGCTGGCCGCAATTACCGTATTTTTTAGGGATATACAATACCTCTGGGGCGTTTTTGTATCAATGTGGATGTACCTAACCCCCCTATTTTACCCAGTCTCTATTATCCCTGAAGAATATCAAACACTCTATAAAACAGCTAACCCGATGTATTGGTACATTGAACAGTTTAGAGACATAGTGCTATACGCCAAATTCCCTGAAAGCAGTTCTATTTTTGTTGGTTCATTGGTTTCTATTGGGGTTTTAATTTTAGGAGCTTGGTATTTTAATAAAAAACAAGATGAATTTATTTTATATATTTAA
- a CDS encoding SIMPL domain-containing protein (The SIMPL domain is named for its presence in mouse protein SIMPL (signalling molecule that associates with mouse pelle-like kinase). Bacterial member BP26, from Brucella, was shown to assemble into a channel-like structure, while YggE from E. coli has been associated with resistance to oxidative stress.), producing MKLKNYLAILPLALVTLGVSAETANTTEPKEESGSVFHFSTQVTRHVEKDLMHADVYSRKSGKNLAELKKTVSTDLNKVLELAKQDSSIEVSADGISNYAEYDNKGKVIGWVAEGHIQLKGKNFEAIAKVLENLGDNVAIGSVDFSVSPEKAKALEDEMTLEIIQQFQHKAEVIQKGLKANKYVLSDVRLDTPNGANNGYPAPRMYAMEAASMKMKSADELPLEAGKQIINATASGKVRFE from the coding sequence ATGAAATTGAAAAATTATTTAGCAATCTTACCGCTTGCATTAGTGACATTAGGGGTTTCTGCTGAAACCGCAAATACAACAGAACCTAAAGAAGAGAGTGGCTCTGTCTTCCATTTTTCAACACAGGTGACCCGTCATGTTGAAAAAGATTTAATGCATGCGGATGTTTATAGTCGTAAATCAGGTAAAAATTTAGCCGAGTTGAAAAAAACGGTATCGACTGATTTAAACAAGGTATTAGAACTTGCAAAACAAGATTCAAGTATCGAAGTCTCTGCAGACGGCATCAGTAACTATGCAGAATATGATAATAAAGGCAAAGTAATCGGTTGGGTGGCAGAAGGGCATATTCAACTGAAAGGTAAAAACTTTGAAGCGATTGCCAAAGTGCTTGAAAACTTAGGGGATAATGTCGCGATTGGTTCAGTAGATTTCAGTGTTTCTCCTGAAAAAGCCAAAGCCCTTGAAGATGAAATGACCTTAGAAATTATTCAACAATTCCAACATAAAGCGGAAGTTATCCAAAAAGGATTAAAAGCCAATAAATATGTTTTAAGCGATGTGCGTTTAGATACACCAAATGGAGCCAATAATGGCTATCCAGCACCACGTATGTATGCGATGGAAGCTGCATCAATGAAGATGAAATCCGCAGATGAGTTACCACTTGAAGCCGGCAAACAAATTATCAATGCGACAGCATCAGGTAAAGTGCGCTTTGAGTAA
- a CDS encoding ABC transporter ATP-binding protein, protein MTDTVIKVTNATVRFNKATENYNGLKEYVIKMLKGELMFQEFLALKDVNLEVKKGESWGLIGTNGSGKSTLLKLICGILKPYKGSVEVNGNIAPLIELGAGFDGELTARENIYLNGALLGHKKSFMEQHFDEIIAFAELQDFVDVPLKNFSSGMSARLGFAVATIVKPEILIVDEVLAVGDAAFQEKCKRRMEEMLSGGTTLLFVSHSIDQVKELCQNVIWIDKGIVKGCGRAEDVIPLYEY, encoded by the coding sequence ATGACAGATACAGTAATTAAAGTTACAAATGCCACTGTTCGTTTTAATAAAGCGACAGAAAACTATAATGGCTTAAAAGAGTATGTCATCAAAATGCTAAAAGGTGAATTAATGTTTCAGGAGTTTTTAGCATTAAAAGACGTTAATCTTGAAGTAAAAAAAGGCGAGTCTTGGGGATTGATAGGGACTAATGGTTCAGGAAAATCGACACTTTTAAAATTGATTTGCGGTATTCTAAAACCTTATAAAGGCTCTGTTGAGGTCAATGGTAATATTGCTCCGCTTATTGAATTAGGTGCGGGTTTTGATGGTGAGCTCACCGCTCGTGAGAATATTTATCTCAATGGTGCATTGCTAGGACATAAAAAATCTTTTATGGAACAGCATTTTGATGAAATTATTGCATTCGCAGAACTTCAAGATTTTGTGGATGTTCCACTAAAAAACTTTTCATCAGGAATGTCAGCGCGTTTAGGCTTTGCTGTTGCAACTATTGTAAAACCTGAAATTCTCATTGTGGATGAAGTTTTGGCTGTAGGAGATGCTGCATTTCAAGAAAAGTGCAAACGCCGAATGGAAGAGATGTTGTCAGGGGGAACAACATTATTGTTCGTTTCTCATTCTATCGACCAAGTTAAAGAGCTTTGTCAGAATGTAATTTGGATTGATAAAGGTATTGTAAAAGGTTGTGGTAGGGCGGAAGATGTAATTCCGCTTTATGAATATTAA
- the erpA gene encoding iron-sulfur cluster insertion protein ErpA, protein MSEINVPLIFTDAAARKVKSLIEGEDNPNLRLRVYITGGGCSGFQYGFTFDDQVNDGDLTIENQNVGLVVDPMSLQYLIGGTVDYVEGLEGSRFVVQNPNASSTCGCGSSFSI, encoded by the coding sequence ATGAGTGAGATAAATGTGCCTTTAATCTTTACCGACGCGGCTGCGCGTAAGGTAAAGAGCTTAATTGAAGGGGAAGACAACCCAAACCTACGTTTACGCGTGTATATCACAGGTGGGGGATGTAGTGGTTTCCAATACGGATTTACTTTTGATGATCAAGTCAACGATGGGGATTTAACCATCGAAAATCAAAACGTGGGTTTAGTTGTTGACCCAATGAGTTTACAGTACTTAATTGGCGGTACGGTCGATTATGTTGAAGGGTTGGAAGGCTCTCGCTTTGTCGTTCAAAACCCAAATGCAAGTTCAACCTGTGGATGTGGTTCTTCGTTTAGCATTTGA
- a CDS encoding HAD family hydrolase has product MNIKSLLELESKIDYFEQFSFDVFDTLIFRKVEDYNEREKGISKLVSDYLQSINISCDYQDYMLLREIEFQKSKIITLDEIDYFPSLYNILTELSVPKEHIEDVANKIWKIEEEYEISVAYANPEALSILPILRNAGKNIVAVSDMYLPNSSVRAILEGVGLLSYFDNVYVSSDNKLTKHSGKIYSDLLAKGALLKDNVVHTGDNYHSDELMAANNLIFGLHYVNKSNENRKKKVYEKIAKQEKLSFINAREDLIELLGKSFALFLKQIFYCAKIYESKNIYFFTRDANFLLSSAKKYVEYFKVDDIKLDVLHLDRLNSFFLNITTLEELEKNLWLFGESNEITVIEFFEKIGYLDFCVKEYPDVIENSKNITLKMALVTNHLKEIILNIIKIKHRDIVRYLTEKGVFSEKNSILVDIGYSGTSMREISYFFEKNSMLKNQNQGRLDCLLFASNRFFTMNAVKFSAPVFLHLVKIFPFHKVNFFATLNHSWLEPFVLDTSLGALERYDEDTLEPIRKEYNIQPVYKRLELNKKIESFFDKIDSLDLNKLQNALESYIMLPSKSQVEKYSHLTHIKGFDNSSEQSLVKKVSLANIKNDVISLIKNDYWVGGSLAKSNLSFLIRIACWKFYFAKKFFRV; this is encoded by the coding sequence ATGAATATTAAATCATTACTTGAGTTAGAATCTAAAATCGACTATTTTGAACAATTTAGTTTTGATGTTTTTGATACATTAATTTTTAGAAAAGTTGAAGATTATAATGAGCGAGAAAAAGGAATATCTAAGCTGGTTTCAGATTATTTGCAATCTATCAATATTTCTTGTGATTACCAAGATTATATGCTTCTAAGGGAAATCGAATTCCAGAAATCTAAAATTATTACATTAGATGAAATTGATTATTTTCCTAGCTTATATAACATCTTAACCGAATTATCAGTACCGAAGGAACATATTGAGGATGTAGCCAATAAGATCTGGAAAATTGAAGAAGAATATGAAATTTCTGTGGCTTATGCAAATCCAGAGGCACTTAGTATTTTGCCAATTCTCAGAAATGCTGGTAAGAATATTGTTGCAGTAAGTGATATGTACCTGCCTAATTCATCAGTTCGTGCAATTTTAGAAGGTGTAGGGTTATTAAGCTACTTTGATAATGTTTATGTTTCTTCAGATAATAAGCTTACAAAACATAGCGGGAAGATCTATTCGGATCTTTTGGCTAAAGGAGCTTTATTAAAAGACAATGTTGTACATACAGGTGATAATTATCATTCAGATGAACTAATGGCCGCGAACAACCTAATTTTTGGCTTGCATTATGTAAATAAATCTAATGAGAATAGAAAAAAGAAAGTTTATGAGAAAATTGCAAAACAAGAAAAACTAAGTTTTATAAATGCTAGGGAAGACTTAATTGAATTACTTGGGAAATCGTTTGCATTATTTTTAAAACAAATTTTTTATTGTGCAAAAATATATGAATCGAAAAATATTTACTTTTTTACGCGAGATGCTAATTTTTTATTATCGTCAGCAAAAAAATATGTAGAGTATTTTAAGGTTGATGATATCAAATTAGATGTTTTACATTTAGATAGGTTAAATAGCTTTTTCTTAAATATAACAACATTAGAAGAGCTTGAAAAAAACCTTTGGCTATTCGGAGAATCAAATGAAATTACAGTTATAGAATTCTTTGAGAAGATAGGGTATTTGGATTTTTGTGTTAAGGAATACCCTGATGTCATTGAAAATAGTAAAAATATTACATTGAAAATGGCTTTAGTTACGAATCATTTGAAAGAAATCATACTTAATATAATTAAAATAAAGCATAGGGATATCGTCAGATATTTAACTGAAAAAGGTGTTTTCTCAGAAAAAAACTCAATTCTAGTAGATATTGGCTATTCTGGAACCTCAATGAGGGAAATTAGTTATTTTTTTGAAAAAAATAGTATGCTAAAAAATCAGAATCAAGGTAGATTAGATTGTTTACTCTTTGCATCTAATAGATTTTTTACCATGAATGCTGTGAAATTTTCAGCACCTGTATTTTTACATTTGGTTAAAATTTTCCCTTTTCATAAAGTGAATTTTTTCGCTACATTAAACCACTCATGGTTAGAACCTTTTGTTTTAGATACATCATTGGGAGCTTTAGAACGATATGATGAAGACACATTGGAACCAATTAGAAAAGAATATAATATTCAGCCAGTATATAAAAGGCTTGAATTAAATAAAAAAATAGAGTCATTTTTTGATAAAATAGATAGCTTAGATCTTAATAAATTACAAAATGCTTTAGAGAGCTATATCATGTTGCCAAGTAAAAGCCAAGTGGAAAAATACTCTCATTTGACACATATTAAAGGCTTCGATAATAGTTCAGAACAGAGCTTAGTTAAAAAGGTTTCTTTAGCTAATATAAAAAATGATGTTATATCTCTAATTAAAAATGATTATTGGGTTGGAGGCTCATTAGCAAAATCTAATTTATCTTTTTTAATTAGAATCGCCTGTTGGAAATTTTATTTTGCAAAAAAATTTTTTAGAGTGTAA
- a CDS encoding 1,4-dihydroxy-2-naphthoate polyprenyltransferase, producing the protein MKKDSTFSIWFSTARPKTLPLALASILVGAALAGWQGKFDLLTTLLAFITTILLQILSNFANDYGDHVKGSDTAERIGPLRAIQHGKITGEQLKKALITVAVLSFLSGSLLIGYAYQTWQDLVVFASLGILAIVAAITYTVGKKPYGYLGLGDISVLIFFGFLAVLGTFYLQAHELHFNLLLPAFGCGLLSVAVLNINNLRDIEQDKQAGKNTLIVRIGSQNGRIYHVTLLSLALLSYLLFALANFSHWYNFLFLLATPLLVKHGLFVYRHQHPTELRPILGQMAGIALVTNILFSLSVIL; encoded by the coding sequence ATGAAGAAAGATTCGACTTTTTCGATTTGGTTTTCTACCGCTCGCCCTAAAACGTTGCCCTTAGCATTAGCATCTATTCTTGTTGGTGCAGCATTGGCAGGATGGCAAGGCAAATTTGATTTACTCACCACGTTGCTTGCATTTATCACCACAATTTTATTACAAATTCTCTCTAACTTTGCGAATGACTATGGCGATCATGTAAAAGGCTCTGATACCGCAGAACGTATTGGACCACTTCGTGCGATTCAACATGGAAAAATCACAGGGGAACAGTTAAAAAAAGCCTTAATCACTGTCGCTGTGCTTTCATTTTTATCGGGAAGTCTATTAATTGGATATGCTTACCAAACATGGCAAGATTTAGTGGTATTTGCTAGCTTAGGTATTCTCGCTATTGTCGCGGCGATCACCTATACAGTCGGTAAAAAACCTTACGGTTATCTCGGCTTAGGCGATATTTCAGTACTCATTTTCTTTGGTTTTTTAGCCGTACTAGGCACATTCTATTTACAAGCCCATGAATTACATTTCAATTTACTTCTGCCTGCCTTTGGTTGCGGGTTGCTCTCTGTTGCAGTATTAAATATCAATAACTTACGAGATATTGAACAAGATAAACAAGCAGGGAAAAATACCTTGATTGTCCGAATTGGTAGTCAAAATGGGCGAATTTATCATGTCACTTTGCTCAGTTTAGCTTTACTGTCCTACCTACTTTTTGCGTTAGCGAATTTTAGCCATTGGTATAACTTCCTGTTCCTACTTGCCACACCACTTTTAGTGAAACATGGCTTATTCGTTTATCGACATCAGCACCCTACGGAACTTCGTCCTATCTTAGGACAAATGGCAGGGATTGCGCTTGTGACAAACATCTTATTTAGCTTGAGCGTTATTTTGTAA
- a CDS encoding glycosyltransferase, with translation MRILFYNWVQFDDWYLRGGGVTVYLQNTMRELKNINKDIEIYFLSSGHHYDLLNKKIRIEETKNNYDYLGVKSFRIINSPVKAPAHDAFCSLETAFSNEELKKALHDFLKENGKFDVFHIHNVEGLTLDVFSLKKDFPETKFILTAHNYHIMCPQIELFKNRKEICKNFNNGMDCVNCIGHHPNMNTLKKYQALGSKIEQYKLDSRPLGNFVFMTARNTWNIYKSAKWVLHDAKNLLKEGVLKGKPNKDQINIYKLETNQPTKRGLSQGAPYVFWRNLGIKNTNQYIDQVIAVSGQTENVFAEYGIDNSKLITIHNGMDHFSTLDEAKKLWEMKKRSTIRLGFFGYPTPAKGFDLFLKALGTLPKELLKNIELTVASRLDGHHKEKLLLLNNKFKSIYIVEGYERSMIPELMNSITLAIVPSLWMETYCQVAAELVSFGTPVILSDTVGFKDFYKTKDFIFKSGEYKELANLLNKYLSNPTLLDDFWSQIEMPPSAKEHAKQLLEKVYLGK, from the coding sequence ATGCGTATTTTGTTTTATAACTGGGTTCAATTTGATGATTGGTATTTACGTGGCGGTGGAGTTACTGTTTATTTACAAAACACAATGCGAGAATTAAAAAATATTAATAAAGATATTGAGATTTATTTTTTGTCATCAGGTCATCATTATGATTTGCTAAATAAGAAAATAAGAATTGAGGAAACTAAAAATAATTATGATTATTTAGGTGTAAAGTCTTTTAGAATAATTAATTCGCCAGTAAAAGCACCTGCTCATGATGCATTTTGTTCATTGGAAACGGCATTTTCAAATGAAGAGTTAAAGAAAGCATTACATGATTTCTTGAAAGAAAATGGGAAGTTTGATGTTTTTCATATACATAATGTTGAAGGTTTAACTTTAGATGTATTTTCTCTGAAAAAAGACTTTCCAGAAACAAAATTTATTTTAACAGCACATAATTATCATATTATGTGTCCACAAATTGAATTATTTAAAAATAGAAAAGAAATTTGTAAAAATTTTAATAATGGTATGGATTGTGTAAATTGCATAGGGCATCACCCTAACATGAACACGCTTAAAAAATATCAGGCATTGGGAAGTAAGATAGAACAATATAAGCTAGATTCTAGACCTCTAGGCAATTTTGTATTTATGACAGCACGCAATACTTGGAATATATACAAGTCAGCTAAATGGGTATTGCATGATGCCAAAAATCTTCTTAAGGAAGGTGTTTTAAAAGGGAAGCCTAATAAAGATCAAATTAATATTTATAAGTTAGAAACAAACCAGCCAACTAAAAGAGGTTTATCTCAAGGAGCTCCTTATGTATTTTGGCGAAACTTGGGTATAAAAAATACTAACCAATATATAGATCAAGTAATTGCGGTTTCGGGGCAAACGGAAAATGTATTTGCAGAATATGGCATAGATAATTCTAAGCTAATAACTATTCATAATGGAATGGATCATTTTTCTACATTGGATGAAGCTAAAAAACTTTGGGAAATGAAAAAAAGATCTACTATTAGATTAGGCTTTTTTGGTTATCCAACACCTGCAAAAGGCTTTGATTTATTTTTAAAAGCATTAGGGACATTACCAAAAGAGTTATTAAAAAATATAGAATTAACAGTAGCATCAAGATTAGATGGGCATCATAAAGAAAAACTTTTGTTGTTGAATAATAAATTTAAATCTATCTATATTGTTGAGGGATATGAACGTAGTATGATTCCTGAATTAATGAATTCAATTACATTAGCTATTGTTCCTTCATTATGGATGGAGACATATTGTCAAGTTGCAGCAGAATTAGTTTCTTTTGGAACACCAGTCATTTTATCTGATACTGTTGGATTTAAAGATTTTTATAAAACAAAAGACTTTATATTTAAATCAGGTGAATATAAAGAGCTTGCTAATTTATTAAACAAGTATTTATCAAACCCAACATTATTAGATGATTTTTGGAGTCAAATTGAAATGCCTCCATCGGCTAAAGAGCATGCTAAACAACTATTAGAAAAAGTTTATTTAGGAAAATGA
- a CDS encoding GTP pyrophosphokinase yields the protein MLEKIERLIDEINKLHLAFSQDYFETGKLEKVNLKHTLAKVPTEHILAYRLNLHESINDYLFRADLYDIPYFYRVKASESILDKIERFKQRSEGYPVNSILNDIFGARIIVSTEDIEKVMESLDSWQEKYGLKNWYLRDKDEYVGIHIYFKNSSNFYYPWELQIWDRKDAEKNIQSHIKYKRDFVNKR from the coding sequence ATGTTAGAAAAAATAGAACGCTTAATTGATGAAATTAATAAATTACATTTAGCTTTTTCCCAAGATTATTTTGAAACAGGTAAACTTGAAAAGGTTAATTTAAAGCATACTTTGGCAAAAGTGCCTACTGAGCATATTTTGGCATATCGTTTGAATTTACATGAATCAATTAATGATTATTTATTTAGGGCTGATTTGTACGATATTCCTTATTTTTATCGTGTTAAAGCCTCGGAATCTATTTTAGATAAGATAGAGCGATTTAAACAGCGCAGTGAGGGTTATCCAGTAAATAGTATTTTAAATGACATTTTTGGTGCACGTATTATTGTTTCTACTGAAGATATTGAAAAGGTAATGGAATCGCTTGATAGTTGGCAAGAAAAATATGGGTTGAAAAATTGGTATTTACGGGATAAAGATGAATATGTAGGTATTCATATTTATTTTAAAAATTCAAGTAATTTCTACTATCCTTGGGAGTTACAAATTTGGGATAGAAAGGATGCAGAAAAAAATATTCAGAGCCATATAAAATATAAACGAGATTTTGTGAATAAAAGATAA